Proteins from a single region of Festucalex cinctus isolate MCC-2025b chromosome 19, RoL_Fcin_1.0, whole genome shotgun sequence:
- the gatad1 gene encoding GATA zinc finger domain-containing protein 1: MPLGLKPCCAVCKTNSSSMWKKGNQGDVLCNNCSVKSSTGPGSGGGGAPSGASASSSTQPSNGGGKQSKQEIHRRSARLRSTKYKAPASEKKVSTKGKGRRHIFKLKNPIRAPESVATIITSESVFYKGVYYQIGDVIKVTDEEDGKAYYAQIRGFVQDQYCEKSAALTWLIPTQASPKDHFDAGTYILGPEEDLPRKMEYLDFVCHAPSEYFKSRSAPFPTMPVRPQKGYIWTHIGPTPALAVKECV, encoded by the exons ATGCCGCTGGGACTGAAGCCATGCTGCGCCGTCTGCAAGACCAACTCGTCGTCCATGTGGAAGAAAGGGAACCAGGGTGATGTTTTGTGCAATAATTGCTCGGTGAAGAGCAGCACCGGTCCCGGTAGCGGCGGCGGTGGTGCCCCGTCGGGAGCCTCCGCGTCTTCCAGCACTCAGCCCAGCAATGGTGGAGGCAAGCAG TCAAAGCAGGAAATACACAGGCGGTCGGCACGCCTGAGGAGCACCAAGTACAAAGCCCCCGCCTCCGAGAAGAAAGTGTCCACCAAAGGCAAGGGCAGGAGACACATTTTTAAACTCAAGAAT ccaatcagagcgccCGAATCCGTCGCCACAATCATCACTTCCGAGTCAGTGTTTTATAAG GGCGTGTACTACCAGATCGGCGACGTGATCAAGGTGACGGACGAGGAGGACGGGAAGGCGTACTACGCCCAGATACGAGGCTTCGTTCAGGACCAGTACTGCGAGAAGAGCGCCGCGCTCACCTGGCTCATTCCCACGCAGGCCAGTCCCAAAGATCACTTTGACGCTGGCACGTACATTTTGG GTCCGGAGGAGGACCTGCCCAGGAAGATGGAGTACCTGGACTTCGTGTGCCACGCGCCGTCCGAGTACTTCAAGTCGCGGAGCGCGCCGTTCCCCACCATGCCCGTGCGTCCGCAGAAAGGTTACATCTGGACGCACATCGGACCCACGCCCGCCCTCGCCGTCAAAGAATGCGTGTAG